CGTCGAGCGGCCGGGTTCGCCTGCCGCCGAACAGTATTTGCGCGTCCGGATGGATCAGCACATCGATCCCGACGACGGCCGCGGCTACATCGTCGAGTACGCCGGCGGCCCGGGAATGCACTTCCGTGCCAGCGTGCGCGACAACGCGCGGTGGGGCGCCCCGCATTCGCCGGCCTTCGAGCTCGTCGCGAAAACGGTGCGGGACTGGGCTTTCCAGCGCTACGGCTGGTACGACGCGATGATGTGGGAGCGGGTGAGCGCCGACCGCTGACCGCCGGCTGTCAGCCGCCGGGGCGAACCTCCAGATACAGGATCAGCACGCCGATCCACGCGAGCAGCAACACCACGGTCGACGCTCGTGGACGACCGAGCGGACGCGTGTGCGGGCGCAGCCAACCGGCCTCGACCGAATCCGAGAGCCCGCGGCGTGGCGCGGGTTTCGCGGCATCCGGCGGATCGCCGCCGGGGCCGGAATCCGACGACTGATCGGACCGGTCGTCGTGATGGTCGTGGGACATAGGCGGCACGCTACCGCTATCCGCCCGGTCGCACCGCCAGATACAGCACCAACACGGCGACCCATACGCCCATCAGCAACATCGTCGACCCCCGCATGCCCACCGCGGGGCGTCGTATCCTGCTGGTCCGCCCCGCCGCCGCCTCCACGGCCTGGGTCGGTTCGAAGGTGGCGGAGACGACGGGCTCGGTTCCCGGGGCGGTCGTGTGATGTCCGGGCAGACCGTTACTGTCGATCACCGGGTCGTGGCCTTGGGTCATGGCGACACAGTTACCCACGGCAGTGGGATCGATAAACACATCGCTGACCACCGCGAGTTCCGGCGGGCCCGCGACGACCCGGCGGAGCGCACCGTCAGCTCAGTACGCATCATCCGGCGGCGGCTCGAAATCGGGATCGCCGAGATCCCACTCCATCGGGGCCTCCGGGACCGGACCACGGCTATCGGCCTGGCCCCGCCGCGCGGGCTGCCCCCGATCGGTGGCCGGACTCACGCCGGCGCGGCGAACGGGCGCCGCCTGCGGCCGGGCCGGCGCCTCCCCCGCGGAGCCGGTGACGACCTCCAGAACCCCCTCGGCGTACTTCGCGAGCTTGTTCTCGCCGATCCCACTGATCGCGCCGAGCTCGGCCCGGGTGACGGGCGCGCGATTCGCGATCTCGCGCAGGGTGGCATCGTGGAATACGACATACGCCGGGACGCCCTGTTCCTTCGCGACCGCGGCACGCCAGCCACGCAACCGCTCGAACATCCCGGCCGCGGCCGGGGTGAGGTCGGCAGCGGCCATCCGGGAAGCCTTCGCCTTGGCCGCCCGCGGCGGTTTCACCCGCTCGGGCTCCCGGCGCATCATCACCTTGCGCTGTTTGAACAACACCTCGTCGCTGGCCTCGGTGAGAGTCAGCACGCCGTACTCACCGTGGACCGCGAGCAGCCCCTGAGCGAGCAGCTGACGGATCACCCCGCGCCATTCGGTATCGCGCAGATCCGCGCCCACACCGAAGACCTTCAACTCGTTGTGCTTGTGCTGCAACACCTTCGGATTGGATTTCCCGAGCAGGATATCGACGATATGTCCGGCGCCGAAGCTCTGCCCGCGCTCACGTTTGAGCCGCAACACCGCCGAGAGCGCCTTCTGCGCGGCGATCGTGCCGTCCCACGATTCGGGCGGGTTCAGGCAGGTATCGCAGTTACCGCAGGTATCACCGCTCTGCCCGAAATAATTGAGCAGCTGGGTACGACGGCACTGCACCGTCTCGCACAGTGCCAGCATCGCATCCAGATGCAACTGCAACTGACGCCGGTGGGCCGCGTCACCGTCGGAGGAATCGATCATCTTCCGTTGCTGCACCACATCGTTGAGACCGTAGACCATCCATGCGGTGGACGGCTGGCCGTCGCGGCCGGCGCGACCGGTCTCCTGGTAGTACCCCTCCACCGACTTCGGCAGATCCAGATGCGCCACGAACCGCACATCGGGTTTATCGATACCCATGCCGAAGGCGATGGTCGCGACCACGACGAGCCCGTCCTCACGCAGGAACCGGGACTGGTTCGTGGCGCGGGTCCGCGCGTCCAGACCGGCGTGATAGGGCACGGCGTCTATCCCATTGCCGCACAGGAACTCCGCGGTCCGCTCGACCGAGTTGCGGGACAAGCAGTAGACGATGCCCGCCTCCCCCGGATGCTCGGACCGGATGAACGACAGCAACTGCTGATCGGCCCGGTTCTTCGGTTCGATCCGGTACTGGATGTTCGGCCGGTCGAAACCCGCCACGAAATGCCGCGCCCCGGTGAGGTCGAGCCGCTCGGCGATCTCGCGGCGGGTGGCTTCGGTGGCAGTCGCCGTCAATGCGATACGCGGCACATCCGGCCAGCGCTCGTGCAATACCGACAGGGCCAGATAATCGGGCCGGAAGTCGTGGCCCCACTGGCTCACGCAATGCGCCTCGTCGATCGCGAAGACCGACACCTTGCCGCGGTCGAGAAGTTGCGCGGTCGATTCCAGCTTGAGCCGCTCCGGAGCCAGATACAGCACATCCAGCTCACCCGCGACGAACTGGGCCTCGACCGTGCGGCGCTCGTCCGGGAACTGAGTGGAGTTCAGAAAACCCGCACGCACCCCCAGCGCGGTCAAGGCGTCCACCTGGTCCTGCATCAGCGCGATCAGCGGAGAGATCACCACCCCCACCCCCGACCGCACCAGGGCGGGAATCTGATAACACAGCGATTTACCGCCACCGGTGGGCATCAGCACCAAGGCGTCGCCGCCGGAAATCACCTGCTCGACGATCTCGCCCTGTAATCCCCGGAAGCTGTCGTAGCCGAAAACGCGTTGCAGAACCTGTTGTGCCGCATCGGTTTCCACGGGTGCTGCGGCGGGGTCGGCCGTTTCGAGCGTCTCCGGGGGATTCACGCCAGCCATCCTACGGACGGGGGGCGGGTATGACGATCCCCCGGTCACAGCCGCACCCGGTATCTTTGGCCTCCGCTTCGCTCCGGCGGGGTTGGCGGCCCCTCAGTCGGCGCATCCGAAATGGCGACACTAATGTCCGGTCCCATGCCCCGCGCTGCCGCGATGCTCCTCGCCACCGCAGACGACGCCCCGGCGATCCTCGCGCTGCGGGATCAACTCGCACGATGGATGGTCGGCAAGTCCATCACGCAATGGGTGCCCGGCGAATACCCGGTCCACCGCCTCGACACCGAGATCGCCGCGGGCGAGTGGTACGTCCTGCGTTCCGAGTCCGGGGCCCTCCACGCGGCAGTACGGCTGGTCTGGTCGGATGCCGAGTTCTGGGGTGAGGACACTCCCGCCGGATACGTCCACGGGCTGATGGTCGCGCCCACCGCACGCGGCACCGAACTCGGCAGCGCGGTATTGCGCTTCTGTGCCGAAAGCACCCTCGCCCACGGCCTCACCACCCAGCGGCTCGACGTCGTCGCAACCAACCCGGTGCTACGCGCCTACTACACCCGGCACGGGTTCGCGGAGGTGCGGGTGGTTGCGCTGCCTCCGCACTTCGGCACCACGAACAGTGTCGTCCTACTGGAAAAGGCCCTGGTTCCGCATGGAACCAGGGCCCTCTCCCACGAATAACCGCGCTACTCGCGCACGTAGTACCGCAGGGTCCCGTACGCCGTCAGGGCCGCGAATACGATGCCCACCGGGACCACGGTCATGGCGACCACGGCGATGTCGTCACCGGTGATGCGTGGGAACACCTTGGATGCGAACAGGTCACCCAGTGCCCGGTCGATGACCAGCGGCCGCGCGACCACCAGGCCCAGCACCGCCAGGATCGAGCCGGCGAGTGCCGCCGCCACCGCTTCCAGCAGGAACGGCAGCTGGGTGTACCAGCGCGTGGCGCCGACCAGGCGCATGATGCCGACCTCCTCGCGGCGGGTGAACGCCGCGATCTGCACCATGTTCGCGATCAGCAGCAGGGCCGCGAACGCCTGCAGCACCGCCAGGCCGAAGGCCGCGTTGCGGAGGCCGTCGAACAGGCTGACCAGCCGGTCGACGATGTCCTTGTCATTGCGCACGAAGCCGACACCGGGTCGGCCCTGGAAATCCTTGAAGATGCGCGGATATTGCTCGGCGCTGGTCATCTTCACCCGCAGCGAGGCCGGCAGCGGCGATTCGCTGACGTATTTGGCCAGCTCCGGCTGATCCTTGAAGGTCTTCTCCTTGGCCTCGCGGATGGCTTCGGAGCGATTGAGGAACTGCACCGATTCGACGCCCGGTTCGGACTTGAGATCCGACATCAGCGCCTTGCACGGATCCTGCGAACAGTCCGGATCGTTGGCCGAGACATCCTCGGTCATGTACAGGCGGACCTCGAGCCGATCGAGGAAGTACTGCTCGGTCTTGTCGGCCATCCGCACCGCGAGCATGCCGCCACCGAGCATGGTCAGCGACACCGCGGTGGTCAGGATCATCGCGATGGTCATGGTGACATTGCGGCGTAGGCCGTTGAAGACCTCGCCGAACAGGAAGCTCGCGCGCATTACCGGCCCACCCCGTACACCCCGGTGGCCTCGTCCCGGACCAGGCGGCCACGATCGAGTTCGACCACCCGCCGGCGCATGGCGTCGACGATGTGATTGTCGTGGGTCGCCATCAGCACCGTGGTGCCGACGCGATTGATGCGTTCCAGCAACATCATGATGTCCTGACTGGTGTCGGGGTCGAGGTTGCCGGTCGGTTCGTCGGCCAGCAGCACCAGCGGCCGGTTCACGAACGCGCGCGCGATGGCCACCCGCTGCTGCTCACCACCGGACAGCTCGGTGGGCAGCCGGTCCGCCTTGCCGGCCAGTCCGACCAGGTCCAGCGCCTCGGGCACCGCGCGATTGATGAACTTGCGGTTCTTGCCGATCACCTCGAGCGCGAACGCCACATTCTGTTCGACCGTCTTCTGCTGCAGCAACCGGAAGTCCTGGAAGACGCAGCCGATGCGCTGGCGCAACTTGGGCACCCGTCGCCCCGGCAACCGGTCGACCCGGAAATCGGCGACGTGCACCTCACCGGTGGTCGGTTTGACCTCTTTCAGCAACAGTTGCATGAACGTCGATTTACCCGACCCGGACGGCCCGATAATGAAGACGAACTCGCCCTTGTCGACCTCGACCGAAACGTTGTCCAGAGCGGGTCTCGTCGAGGTTTTATATGACTTGGTGACGTTCCGCAGGGTAATCACGAGGAGCCAGTGTAGCCAGCGAAGTCATGGCATTCTTCCCCCCACACCGGGTCATGCGATCTGTCACAGGAAGGTCAGTGCGCGGGCGTGGTCGTCAGCGTTGAACCGGAAACCGCATTCATGATCGTGGGGAGACCGGAATGATCCGGAGTGGCCGGCTTCACGAACAGGTACACCACCAATGTCGCGACCCAGACGGAGACGAGGATCGCGGTCGATTTACGCAGTTTCACTCAAGCCCTCCCGGCGCAGTGCCGCGGCCACTCGCACCCGCAGCTCACGTCCGACATCGAATTGCTTACCCGGCAGTGTGCGAGCGACCATTCGGATGTTCATCTGATTGACGGTGAGATCTTCCAGACCCATCACCGTAGGTTCGTCCAGCAGTAGCGATTTCAGGCGGCGATCCTGAAATGCCTTGGCGCCCACGTCGTGCAGGATCTCGTTGACCCTGGTGATGTCGGCGGTAGCGGGAACCGGCACATCGATCGCCGCGCGTGCCCAATCCTTCGACAGATTGGTCACTTTCACGATCTGCCCGTTGGGTACCGAGATCACCTCGCCGTCGGGATTTCGCAGCGTGGTGATTCGCAACGTGACGTCCTCCACCGTACCCTCGGCCGGGTCGGATTGGCCGGTGACCGCGATCCGCACCACGTCACCGAAGCCGTATTGGCGCTCGGTGATCAGGAAGAATCCGGCCAGCAGGTCCTGCACGATGCGCTGGGCACCGAAACCGAGTGCGGCACCGAGTACCGCCGCCGGGGCCACCAGGCCGCTGAGCTGAAAGCCCATGCGCTTCAGCACTTCCAGCGACACCAGGAAGTAGACGATGGTCAGGAGCACCCAGGTGATCACCTGTGCCAGTGCGTGCCGATGCTTGGCGGCCTCGGTGCGGACCAGCGAATCACTGCTCTGGAATCCGGAGTCGATCCGGCGGGTCACGCGGTCGCGCACGAAGGTGGCGAAGCGGCTGAACAGCATCGCGCCGACGATCAGCAGCACGATCTCGAGCCCGCTGCCGCGCACCCACGAGGTGAATTCGGCACCGGCTCCAGCGGCCAGAGTTGTCGTCATCGGCACATCCTTTCCGGGATCAACCGGGCACCGACACAAGACATTCTGCCGACCGAAGACACGCCAGACAGGTTACTACGACCGGCCGCCGACCGATATGCCGTGATTGTGCTGTGATAAGCCGATCCGTCGTTCGTTCGCGGTGAATATCGGGCTGAAATCACGCGTCCTGGCGCATCCGCCAGCGGATTCCCTCTTCGATGAAGCCATCGATATCACCGTCGAGCACCGCAGTCGGATTGTTCACTTCGTAGTTGGTGCGCAGGTCCTTCACCATCTGATACGGGTGCAGCACATACGACCGCATCTGGTTGCCCCAGGACGCGCCTTCGTTGGTCTTGAGCGCGTCCATCTCCGCGCGCTCCTCCTGGCGCTTGCGCTCGAGCAGTTTGGCCTGCAGCACGCGCATCGCCGAAATCTTGTTCTGCAACTGCGATTTCTCGTTCTGGCAGGTGACCACGATGCCGGTGGGGATGTGGGTGAGGCGGACGGCGGAGTCGGTGGTGTTGACGCTCTGGCCGCCGGGACCCGAGGACCGGTAGACGTCGACGCGGACCTCGTTCTCGGGAACTTCGA
The genomic region above belongs to Nocardia spumae and contains:
- the recQ gene encoding DNA helicase RecQ translates to MAGVNPPETLETADPAAAPVETDAAQQVLQRVFGYDSFRGLQGEIVEQVISGGDALVLMPTGGGKSLCYQIPALVRSGVGVVISPLIALMQDQVDALTALGVRAGFLNSTQFPDERRTVEAQFVAGELDVLYLAPERLKLESTAQLLDRGKVSVFAIDEAHCVSQWGHDFRPDYLALSVLHERWPDVPRIALTATATEATRREIAERLDLTGARHFVAGFDRPNIQYRIEPKNRADQQLLSFIRSEHPGEAGIVYCLSRNSVERTAEFLCGNGIDAVPYHAGLDARTRATNQSRFLREDGLVVVATIAFGMGIDKPDVRFVAHLDLPKSVEGYYQETGRAGRDGQPSTAWMVYGLNDVVQQRKMIDSSDGDAAHRRQLQLHLDAMLALCETVQCRRTQLLNYFGQSGDTCGNCDTCLNPPESWDGTIAAQKALSAVLRLKRERGQSFGAGHIVDILLGKSNPKVLQHKHNELKVFGVGADLRDTEWRGVIRQLLAQGLLAVHGEYGVLTLTEASDEVLFKQRKVMMRREPERVKPPRAAKAKASRMAAADLTPAAAGMFERLRGWRAAVAKEQGVPAYVVFHDATLREIANRAPVTRAELGAISGIGENKLAKYAEGVLEVVTGSAGEAPARPQAAPVRRAGVSPATDRGQPARRGQADSRGPVPEAPMEWDLGDPDFEPPPDDAY
- a CDS encoding GNAT family N-acetyltransferase; its protein translation is MPRAAAMLLATADDAPAILALRDQLARWMVGKSITQWVPGEYPVHRLDTEIAAGEWYVLRSESGALHAAVRLVWSDAEFWGEDTPAGYVHGLMVAPTARGTELGSAVLRFCAESTLAHGLTTQRLDVVATNPVLRAYYTRHGFAEVRVVALPPHFGTTNSVVLLEKALVPHGTRALSHE
- the ftsX gene encoding permease-like cell division protein FtsX; translation: MRASFLFGEVFNGLRRNVTMTIAMILTTAVSLTMLGGGMLAVRMADKTEQYFLDRLEVRLYMTEDVSANDPDCSQDPCKALMSDLKSEPGVESVQFLNRSEAIREAKEKTFKDQPELAKYVSESPLPASLRVKMTSAEQYPRIFKDFQGRPGVGFVRNDKDIVDRLVSLFDGLRNAAFGLAVLQAFAALLLIANMVQIAAFTRREEVGIMRLVGATRWYTQLPFLLEAVAAALAGSILAVLGLVVARPLVIDRALGDLFASKVFPRITGDDIAVVAMTVVPVGIVFAALTAYGTLRYYVRE
- the ftsE gene encoding cell division ATP-binding protein FtsE — protein: MITLRNVTKSYKTSTRPALDNVSVEVDKGEFVFIIGPSGSGKSTFMQLLLKEVKPTTGEVHVADFRVDRLPGRRVPKLRQRIGCVFQDFRLLQQKTVEQNVAFALEVIGKNRKFINRAVPEALDLVGLAGKADRLPTELSGGEQQRVAIARAFVNRPLVLLADEPTGNLDPDTSQDIMMLLERINRVGTTVLMATHDNHIVDAMRRRVVELDRGRLVRDEATGVYGVGR
- a CDS encoding mechanosensitive ion channel family protein; amino-acid sequence: MTTTLAAGAGAEFTSWVRGSGLEIVLLIVGAMLFSRFATFVRDRVTRRIDSGFQSSDSLVRTEAAKHRHALAQVITWVLLTIVYFLVSLEVLKRMGFQLSGLVAPAAVLGAALGFGAQRIVQDLLAGFFLITERQYGFGDVVRIAVTGQSDPAEGTVEDVTLRITTLRNPDGEVISVPNGQIVKVTNLSKDWARAAIDVPVPATADITRVNEILHDVGAKAFQDRRLKSLLLDEPTVMGLEDLTVNQMNIRMVARTLPGKQFDVGRELRVRVAAALRREGLSETA